In one Sphingomonas sp. S1-29 genomic region, the following are encoded:
- the prmC gene encoding peptide chain release factor N(5)-glutamine methyltransferase codes for MTKVSTVRAALADAARGFADFSATPRLDAEQLMAHALGITRERMILAHLDSPAPDAFTALVTRRLAHEPIAYITGTRDFWTITLDVAPGVLVPRADSETLIEAAVEHFGARAPARLLDLGTGSGALLLAALDQWPGATGVGVDSADAALTIASANAARLGMADRATFVRGDWATGIADRFDLIVANPPYIAAEEPLAPEVRDHEPAAALFAAEGGLAAYRAFVPDLPRLLAPGGAAILEIGWKQADAVSALVAAAGLSPTVRADLGGRPRAIIAIGTAMDRS; via the coding sequence ATGACGAAGGTTTCCACGGTGAGGGCAGCCCTTGCCGATGCGGCGCGGGGTTTTGCGGATTTTTCGGCCACCCCGCGTCTCGATGCCGAGCAGCTGATGGCACATGCGCTGGGAATCACCCGCGAACGGATGATCCTTGCGCATCTCGATTCGCCCGCCCCCGACGCCTTCACCGCGCTCGTCACCCGGCGGCTAGCGCACGAGCCGATCGCCTATATCACCGGCACGCGTGATTTCTGGACGATCACGCTCGATGTCGCTCCCGGGGTGCTGGTCCCGCGCGCCGACAGCGAGACGCTGATCGAGGCGGCGGTCGAGCATTTCGGGGCGCGCGCGCCGGCGCGCCTGCTCGATCTCGGCACCGGGTCGGGGGCGCTGTTGCTGGCGGCGCTCGATCAATGGCCGGGTGCGACCGGTGTGGGGGTCGATAGCGCCGATGCCGCGCTGACGATCGCTTCGGCCAATGCCGCGCGGCTGGGGATGGCCGATCGCGCGACCTTCGTGCGCGGCGACTGGGCGACGGGCATCGCCGATCGCTTCGACCTGATCGTCGCCAACCCGCCCTATATCGCGGCCGAAGAGCCGCTCGCCCCCGAAGTGCGCGACCACGAGCCTGCCGCCGCGCTGTTCGCCGCCGAGGGCGGGCTTGCCGCGTATCGCGCCTTCGTTCCCGATCTGCCGCGACTGCTCGCGCCGGGCGGCGCGGCGATCCTCGAGATCGGCTGGAAACAGGCCGATGCGGTGTCGGCTTTGGTCGCCGCGGCGGGGCTTTCGCCGACGGTGCGCGCCGATCTGGGCGGGCGGCCGCGGGCAATCATCGCGATTGGAACCGCCATGGATCGGTCATAA
- a CDS encoding M20/M25/M40 family metallo-hydrolase, producing MRLIHLLATAALVATPIAAGAQNAPPPAPEFARVVDEGTNRSQVMVLAQHMTDVIGPRLTNSPQMRTAEAWALAKFRDFGLSNVRKEGFDFGRGWSINASSVRMVTPRPIQLTAIPIAWTPPTNGTLSAPIIVAPMSKSRHFAAWRGKLAGKIVLVSAPGKVEDATEPGFKRLTGDDIAKLDSYREPSYDPAAQARRNAAATFEEELDAFLKAEGAVGFATMSYRDNKLLHGEGYMHKAGASPSLPGVQIAAEDYRRLARLATMGPAPTLEIMSDVAYDDSDTQAYNILADLPGTDPRAGYVMAGAHYDSWAAGDGATDNAAGSAMVMEAARILKAMGVRPKRTIRFALWNGEEQALYGSINYIERYLARRPAPATPENSTQNYYNQTTRYPVTPLPGYRDLAAYFNIDNGSGKLRGIHAENNAAAVPILREWLSPFAPMGSGSVVFGRTGGTDHQFMAAIGLPAFQFIQDPLDYSSITHHSGADTFDHLKAADMRQGAMVLAWMLLQAANADTPLPRNPIPNQPVVTDPFATPDPNAE from the coding sequence ATGCGCCTGATCCACCTGCTCGCCACCGCCGCACTGGTCGCCACCCCGATCGCCGCGGGAGCGCAGAACGCGCCGCCGCCCGCCCCCGAATTCGCGCGCGTGGTCGACGAAGGCACCAATCGCAGCCAGGTGATGGTGCTGGCGCAGCACATGACCGACGTGATCGGCCCGCGCCTGACCAACTCGCCGCAGATGCGCACTGCCGAGGCCTGGGCGCTCGCCAAGTTCCGCGATTTCGGCCTGTCGAACGTCCGCAAGGAAGGCTTCGACTTCGGTCGCGGCTGGTCGATCAACGCATCGAGCGTGCGGATGGTCACCCCGCGCCCGATCCAGCTCACCGCGATCCCGATCGCCTGGACCCCGCCCACCAACGGCACGCTCTCGGCGCCGATCATCGTCGCGCCGATGAGCAAGAGCCGCCACTTCGCCGCGTGGCGCGGCAAGCTGGCGGGCAAGATCGTCCTCGTCTCCGCCCCCGGCAAGGTCGAGGACGCCACCGAACCCGGCTTCAAGCGGCTGACCGGCGACGATATCGCCAAGCTCGACAGCTATCGCGAGCCCAGTTACGACCCGGCAGCGCAAGCCCGCCGCAACGCCGCCGCCACCTTCGAGGAAGAGCTCGACGCCTTCCTGAAGGCCGAGGGCGCGGTCGGCTTCGCCACCATGTCGTATCGCGACAACAAGCTGCTGCATGGCGAAGGCTATATGCACAAGGCGGGCGCCAGCCCCTCGCTGCCCGGCGTCCAGATCGCCGCCGAGGATTATCGCCGCCTAGCGCGCCTCGCGACGATGGGGCCCGCCCCCACGCTCGAGATCATGAGCGACGTCGCCTATGACGACAGCGATACGCAGGCGTACAACATCCTCGCCGACCTGCCCGGCACCGACCCGCGCGCCGGCTATGTCATGGCGGGCGCGCATTACGACAGCTGGGCCGCGGGCGACGGCGCGACCGACAATGCCGCAGGCTCGGCCATGGTGATGGAGGCCGCGCGCATCCTCAAGGCGATGGGCGTCCGCCCCAAGCGCACGATCCGCTTCGCGCTTTGGAACGGCGAGGAGCAGGCGCTGTACGGCAGCATCAACTATATCGAGCGCTATCTGGCGCGCCGCCCCGCCCCGGCGACACCCGAAAACAGCACGCAGAATTATTACAACCAGACCACGCGCTATCCGGTCACCCCGCTGCCCGGCTATCGCGACCTTGCCGCCTATTTCAACATCGACAACGGATCGGGCAAGCTGCGCGGCATCCATGCCGAGAACAACGCCGCCGCGGTGCCGATCCTGCGCGAATGGCTCTCGCCCTTCGCGCCGATGGGCTCGGGCAGCGTCGTGTTCGGCCGCACCGGCGGCACCGATCACCAGTTCATGGCGGCGATCGGCCTGCCCGCCTTCCAGTTCATCCAGGATCCGCTGGACTATAGCTCGATCACGCACCATTCAGGCGCCGATACCTTCGATCACCTGAAGGCAGCCGACATGCGGCAGGGGGCGATGGTGCTGGCGTGGATGCTGTTGCAGGCCGCCAATGCCGACACGCCGCTGCCGCGCAATCCGATCCCGAACCAGCCGGTCGTCACCGATCCGTTCGCCACCCCCGACCCCAACGCAGAGTAA
- a CDS encoding GNAT family N-acetyltransferase: MSDPLAIRPATADDIPVLHALIESAYRGDSARSGWTHEADLLDGQRTDRAALADILADPDQLLLMRHDAAGCVSVTRRAGGIGYLGLLTVRPDLQAEGIGRALLAAAERAAVAHFGTLVVEMTVIAQRPELIAWYERRGYALTGETRPFPLDDARFGLPRTRELAFVVLEKRM, translated from the coding sequence ATGAGCGACCCGCTAGCCATTCGCCCCGCCACCGCTGACGACATCCCTGTGCTCCACGCGCTGATCGAAAGCGCCTATCGCGGCGACAGCGCGCGCAGTGGGTGGACGCACGAGGCCGATCTGCTGGACGGCCAGCGCACCGATCGCGCGGCGCTGGCCGACATCCTCGCCGATCCCGACCAGCTGCTGCTGATGCGCCACGATGCCGCGGGCTGCGTCTCGGTGACGCGGCGCGCGGGGGGCATCGGCTATCTGGGGCTGCTGACGGTGCGGCCCGATCTGCAGGCGGAGGGGATCGGCCGCGCGCTGCTGGCCGCCGCCGAGCGCGCCGCGGTCGCGCATTTCGGGACGTTGGTAGTCGAAATGACGGTGATCGCGCAGCGGCCCGAGCTGATCGCCTGGTACGAACGCCGCGGCTATGCGCTGACCGGCGAGACGCGGCCCTTCCCGCTCGACGACGCGCGCTTCGGCCTGCCGCGGACGCGCGAGCTGGCTTTCGTGGTACTCGAAAAGCGGATGTGA
- the hisS gene encoding histidine--tRNA ligase, whose amino-acid sequence MARIETPKRVRGTQDIFGDEQRRFQRVVDAFDRVRRLYCFHRVELPVFESTAVFARSLGETTDVVSKEMYSFDDRGGESLTLRPEFTAGIARAYLTEGWRQYAPLKLVTHGPVFRYERPQKGRYRQFHQIDAEVIGAPEPAAEVELLTFADQLLKELGIADGVTLQLNTLGDAATRDAWRDALVEHFEAHRGDLSEDSLARLEKNPLRILDSKDPRDRPIADSAPDIDAYLTAQASDFFAAVTGGLDAAGVAWTRNSRLVRGLDYYRHTAFEFVTDRLGAQGTVLAGGRYDGLVESLGGPETPGVGWAAGIERLAMLVEETAAETVDVVVVAEDDGFTSEALRAVAALRRAGVASESITTGSPKKRYDKALKAGARQVVSFKGDPAGPGHRGLGASDAELAHVAQVLAALSATPA is encoded by the coding sequence ATGGCACGGATAGAAACCCCCAAGCGCGTGCGCGGCACGCAGGATATTTTCGGCGACGAACAGCGCCGCTTTCAGCGCGTGGTCGATGCGTTCGATCGCGTGCGGCGGCTCTATTGCTTCCATCGCGTCGAGCTGCCGGTGTTCGAATCGACCGCGGTGTTCGCGCGCTCGCTGGGCGAGACCACCGATGTCGTGTCGAAGGAGATGTACAGCTTCGACGATCGCGGCGGCGAATCGCTGACGCTGCGGCCGGAATTCACCGCTGGCATCGCGCGGGCGTATCTGACCGAGGGCTGGCGGCAATATGCGCCGCTCAAGCTGGTAACGCACGGCCCGGTGTTTCGCTATGAGCGCCCGCAAAAGGGGCGCTATCGCCAGTTCCACCAGATCGACGCCGAAGTGATCGGCGCGCCCGAACCCGCCGCCGAGGTCGAATTGCTGACCTTCGCCGACCAGCTGCTCAAGGAGCTGGGGATTGCCGACGGGGTGACGCTGCAGCTCAATACTTTGGGCGATGCGGCGACTCGCGATGCGTGGCGCGATGCGCTGGTCGAGCACTTCGAAGCACATCGCGGCGATCTGTCGGAGGACAGCCTGGCGCGGCTCGAGAAGAACCCGCTGCGGATCCTCGATTCGAAGGACCCGCGCGATCGCCCGATCGCCGACAGCGCGCCCGATATCGATGCGTATCTGACGGCGCAAGCGAGCGATTTCTTTGCGGCGGTGACCGGCGGGCTCGATGCGGCGGGGGTGGCGTGGACTCGCAACAGCCGGCTGGTGCGCGGGCTGGATTATTATCGGCATACCGCGTTTGAATTCGTCACCGATCGGCTGGGCGCGCAGGGGACGGTGCTTGCGGGCGGGCGCTATGACGGGCTGGTCGAGAGCCTGGGCGGGCCGGAGACGCCGGGGGTTGGCTGGGCGGCCGGGATCGAGCGGTTGGCGATGTTGGTGGAGGAGACGGCGGCTGAAACCGTCGACGTGGTGGTGGTTGCCGAAGATGACGGGTTCACAAGCGAGGCGCTCCGCGCGGTTGCGGCGCTCCGGCGTGCTGGCGTGGCCAGTGAATCGATCACGACTGGCAGTCCCAAGAAGCGGTACGACAAGGCGTTGAAAGCCGGTGCGCGCCAGGTGGTGAGTTTCAAGGGTGATCCGGCTGGCCCCGGCCACCGCGGTCTCGGCGCGAGCGATGCCGAGCTCGCGCACGTTGCGCAGGTCCTGGCGGCGCTTTCGGCAACGCCAGCGTGA
- a CDS encoding DEAD/DEAH box helicase, whose amino-acid sequence MSFQALGLSKAVLDALALKNYDTPTPIQLQSIPPLLEGNDLLGIAQTGTGKTAAFMLPSIDRLVKANERRKPMRCRMLVLAPTRELASQIADSARAYAKYTKLTVATVFGGTPIARNRRDTSAGVDILVATPGRLMDLIEQRCMSLGDVEILVLDEADQMLDLGFIHTLRKIVTMLPASRQTLFFSATMPSAIRELASKFLTEPVEVKVTPVATTAERVEQYVTFVNQAEKQILLTLFFQRNDIERALVFARTKHGADRVVKLLATNGIMANAIHGNKSQPQREKALAEFRSGKVKIMVATDIAARGIDVSGVSHVLNFELPNVPEQYVHRIGRTARAGADGIAFSFCADDERAYLRTIEKLTRHSISVVPLPENFQAEAERIKGSRVGPIPAERPDRPRQEQGPRRPRATHAARPAGAGGAGRPGGSGRPGGPRRGGGGGGGGGGGGGGGGRGRSGSAQA is encoded by the coding sequence ATGTCATTCCAAGCTCTCGGTCTCTCGAAGGCCGTTCTCGACGCGCTCGCGCTCAAAAATTACGACACGCCGACGCCGATCCAGCTGCAGTCGATCCCGCCCTTGCTCGAGGGTAACGACCTGCTCGGCATCGCGCAGACCGGCACCGGCAAGACCGCGGCGTTCATGCTGCCCTCGATCGACCGGCTGGTGAAGGCGAATGAGCGCCGCAAGCCGATGCGCTGCCGCATGCTGGTGCTGGCGCCGACGCGCGAACTGGCGAGCCAGATCGCCGACAGCGCGCGCGCCTACGCCAAATATACCAAGCTGACCGTCGCCACGGTGTTCGGTGGCACGCCGATCGCGCGCAACCGCCGCGACACCTCGGCGGGCGTCGACATCCTGGTCGCCACCCCGGGCCGCCTGATGGACCTGATCGAACAGCGTTGCATGAGCCTTGGCGATGTCGAGATCCTGGTGCTCGACGAGGCCGATCAGATGCTCGACCTTGGCTTCATCCACACGCTGCGCAAGATCGTGACGATGCTGCCGGCGTCGCGCCAGACCTTGTTCTTCTCGGCGACGATGCCCTCGGCGATCCGCGAGCTGGCTTCGAAGTTCCTGACCGAGCCGGTCGAGGTGAAGGTGACCCCGGTCGCCACCACCGCCGAGCGCGTCGAGCAGTACGTCACCTTCGTCAACCAGGCCGAAAAGCAGATCCTGCTGACGCTGTTCTTCCAGCGCAACGACATCGAGCGGGCATTGGTGTTCGCACGCACCAAGCATGGCGCCGACCGCGTCGTGAAGCTGCTGGCGACCAACGGGATCATGGCCAACGCGATCCACGGCAACAAGAGCCAGCCGCAGCGCGAGAAGGCGCTCGCCGAGTTCCGCTCGGGCAAGGTGAAGATCATGGTCGCGACCGACATCGCCGCGCGCGGGATCGATGTTTCGGGGGTGAGCCATGTGCTGAACTTCGAACTGCCCAATGTCCCTGAGCAATATGTCCACCGCATCGGGCGTACCGCGCGCGCGGGCGCTGACGGCATCGCGTTCAGCTTCTGCGCCGATGACGAGCGCGCCTATCTGCGCACGATCGAGAAGCTGACGCGCCACAGCATCAGCGTCGTGCCGCTGCCGGAGAATTTCCAGGCCGAAGCCGAGCGGATCAAGGGTAGCCGCGTCGGGCCGATCCCCGCCGAGCGTCCCGATCGTCCGCGCCAGGAGCAGGGTCCGCGCCGTCCGCGTGCGACTCATGCCGCGCGGCCTGCGGGTGCCGGTGGTGCTGGGCGTCCGGGTGGCTCGGGCCGTCCGGGTGGTCCGCGCCGCGGTGGCGGTGGCGGTGGCGGCGGCGGCGGCGGCGGCGGCGGCGGCGGGCGTGGCCGTTCGGGCAGCGCGCAGGCCTGA
- the rlmB gene encoding 23S rRNA (guanosine(2251)-2'-O)-methyltransferase RlmB yields MARKGHRPSQAPAGRPRFWGRHPVTAALANPDRTVRKLWATREALAGLDIPPVVPITFADVADLGKLVPGDAPHQGLVAEVDPLDDLWLSDVLEAGADSKQPILVLDQVTDPHNVGAILRSAAAFDALCIVTQDRHSAPESGALARAASGALELVPWVRVVNLSRALEEIAEAGYWRIGLSGATETTLDEALGANRVALVLGAEGEGMRQNTQAHCDAIARLPINPLVESLNVSNAAAIALYAVKARG; encoded by the coding sequence ATGGCCCGCAAAGGACACCGACCAAGCCAAGCCCCCGCCGGCCGCCCCCGTTTCTGGGGGCGTCACCCGGTCACCGCCGCGCTGGCCAACCCCGACCGCACCGTGCGCAAGCTGTGGGCGACGCGCGAGGCGCTGGCGGGGCTCGACATTCCCCCGGTGGTGCCGATCACCTTCGCCGACGTCGCCGACCTGGGTAAGCTCGTCCCCGGCGACGCGCCGCACCAGGGGCTGGTCGCCGAAGTCGATCCGCTCGACGATCTGTGGCTGTCCGACGTGCTAGAGGCGGGCGCCGACAGCAAGCAGCCGATCCTGGTGCTCGATCAGGTCACCGATCCGCACAATGTCGGCGCGATCCTGCGTTCGGCGGCGGCGTTCGACGCCTTGTGCATCGTCACCCAGGATCGCCATTCGGCCCCCGAAAGCGGGGCGCTGGCCCGCGCCGCCTCGGGCGCGCTAGAGCTGGTGCCCTGGGTCCGCGTGGTGAACCTGTCGCGCGCGCTCGAGGAGATTGCCGAGGCGGGCTATTGGCGGATCGGCCTGTCGGGCGCAACCGAGACGACGCTCGACGAAGCGCTGGGCGCGAACCGCGTCGCGCTGGTGCTGGGGGCCGAGGGCGAAGGAATGCGCCAGAACACCCAGGCGCATTGCGACGCGATCGCCCGCCTGCCAATCAACCCGCTGGTCGAGAGCTTGAACGTGTCGAACGCGGCGGCGATTGCGTTGTATGCGGTGAAGGCGCGGGGGTAG
- the gyrB gene encoding DNA topoisomerase (ATP-hydrolyzing) subunit B: protein MATPPEENAYGASSIRVLKGLDAVRKRPGMYIGDTDDGSGLHHMVFEVSDNAIDEALAGHCDKIIIQLNADGSVSVEDNGRGIPTGIHEGEGVSAAEVIMTQLHAGGKFDNTSDTNAYKVSGGLHGVGVSVVNALSEWLDLTIWRDGEENYMRFAFGDAVAPLKITGPAPKTESGADKKGTRVTFFPSPATFKITEFDFDKLEHRYRELAFLNSGVRLFLRDARHEEPREVELYYEGGIAAFVQYLDRNKNALMPEPIAIHGDRDDVIIDVALEWNDSYYENVLAFTNNIPQRDGGTHLAAFRAALTRTLNNYADKSGMLKKEKVSLTGDDMREGLTAIVSVKLPDPKFSSQTKDKLVSSEVRQPLESLMADKLAEWLEENPQTARAIIQKTIDAAAAREAAKRARELTRRKGVMDIASLPGKLADCQERDPAKSELFLVEGDSAGGSAKQGRDRHFQAILPLRGKILNVERARFDRMLGSKEIGTLIQAMGTGIGRDDFNLAKLRYHKIVIMTDADVDGAHIRTLLLTFFYRQMPEIITAGHLYIAQPPLYKATKGRSEVYLKDDAALDEYLVEAGTALNVLETSQGTRADKDLRTLVEHARRMRTLMRYVPRRYDPSIIEALALAGTLDPAVTREQRTERLGEVVRRLDMADAEARWSGQLSEEGGFHFQRFWRGVTDHHIVEAAFLASAEGRKLHALAAEEAASYDGTAKLVPAKSAQAAIAAEQAAADAITDAEDQPQVIAKGETLIGRPSQLLDAILLSGRKGLSIQRYKGLGEMNAEQLWETTLDPQNRSMLVVQVDQADVADEIFTRLMGDVVEPRREFIQENALSVANLDV, encoded by the coding sequence ATGGCAACACCCCCCGAAGAAAATGCATATGGCGCGTCCTCGATCCGCGTCCTCAAGGGCCTCGACGCGGTCCGCAAGCGTCCCGGCATGTATATCGGTGACACCGACGATGGATCGGGCCTCCACCACATGGTGTTCGAGGTCAGCGACAACGCGATCGACGAAGCCCTGGCCGGCCATTGCGACAAGATCATCATCCAGCTGAACGCCGACGGATCGGTCAGCGTCGAGGATAATGGCCGCGGCATCCCCACCGGCATCCACGAGGGCGAGGGCGTTTCGGCGGCCGAGGTCATCATGACCCAGCTCCACGCCGGCGGTAAGTTCGACAATACCAGCGATACCAATGCCTATAAGGTGTCGGGCGGTCTGCACGGCGTCGGCGTCTCGGTGGTCAATGCGCTCAGCGAATGGCTCGACCTGACGATCTGGCGCGACGGCGAAGAAAATTACATGCGATTCGCGTTCGGCGATGCGGTCGCCCCGCTCAAGATCACCGGGCCTGCACCCAAGACCGAAAGCGGTGCCGACAAGAAGGGGACGCGAGTCACCTTCTTCCCGAGCCCCGCCACCTTCAAGATCACCGAGTTCGATTTCGACAAGCTCGAGCATCGCTATCGCGAGCTGGCGTTCCTTAATTCGGGCGTCCGGCTGTTCCTGCGCGACGCGCGCCACGAGGAACCCCGCGAGGTCGAGCTGTATTACGAGGGCGGCATCGCCGCGTTCGTGCAGTATCTGGATCGCAACAAGAACGCGCTGATGCCCGAGCCGATCGCGATCCACGGCGACCGCGACGACGTGATCATCGACGTCGCGCTCGAATGGAACGACAGCTATTACGAGAACGTCCTGGCGTTCACCAACAACATCCCGCAGCGCGACGGCGGCACCCATCTGGCGGCGTTCCGCGCGGCGCTGACGCGCACGCTGAACAATTATGCCGACAAATCGGGGATGCTGAAGAAGGAAAAGGTGTCGCTGACCGGCGACGACATGCGCGAGGGGCTGACCGCGATCGTTTCGGTCAAGCTGCCCGACCCCAAGTTCAGCAGCCAGACCAAGGACAAGCTGGTCTCGTCCGAAGTGCGCCAGCCGCTCGAAAGCCTGATGGCCGACAAATTGGCCGAATGGCTCGAGGAAAATCCGCAGACCGCGCGCGCGATCATCCAGAAGACGATCGACGCCGCCGCCGCGCGTGAAGCCGCCAAGCGCGCGCGCGAGCTTACCCGCCGCAAGGGAGTGATGGACATCGCCAGCCTGCCGGGCAAGCTGGCCGATTGCCAGGAGCGCGATCCCGCCAAGTCCGAACTGTTCCTGGTCGAGGGTGATTCGGCAGGCGGCAGCGCCAAGCAGGGCCGCGACCGGCATTTCCAGGCGATCCTGCCGTTGCGCGGCAAGATCCTGAACGTCGAGCGTGCGCGCTTCGATCGGATGCTGGGCAGCAAGGAGATCGGCACGCTGATCCAGGCGATGGGCACTGGCATCGGCCGCGACGATTTCAACTTGGCCAAGCTTCGCTACCACAAGATCGTCATCATGACCGACGCAGACGTCGACGGCGCGCATATCCGCACGCTGCTGTTGACGTTCTTCTATCGCCAGATGCCCGAGATCATCACCGCGGGGCATCTCTATATCGCGCAGCCGCCGCTGTATAAGGCCACCAAGGGCCGGTCCGAAGTGTATCTGAAGGACGATGCCGCGCTCGACGAATATCTGGTTGAGGCGGGCACCGCGCTCAACGTGCTCGAAACCTCGCAGGGCACGCGCGCCGACAAGGATCTGCGGACGCTGGTCGAGCATGCGCGGCGGATGCGCACGCTGATGCGCTATGTCCCGCGCCGCTACGATCCCTCGATCATCGAGGCGCTGGCGCTGGCCGGCACGCTCGATCCCGCGGTCACGCGCGAGCAGCGTACCGAGCGGCTGGGCGAGGTCGTCCGCCGGCTCGACATGGCCGATGCCGAGGCGCGCTGGTCGGGGCAATTGTCCGAAGAGGGCGGCTTCCACTTCCAGCGCTTCTGGCGCGGGGTGACCGATCACCACATCGTCGAAGCCGCGTTCCTGGCGTCGGCCGAGGGGCGCAAGCTCCACGCGCTCGCCGCCGAGGAAGCCGCGTCGTATGACGGCACCGCCAAATTGGTGCCCGCCAAGTCGGCACAGGCGGCGATCGCCGCCGAACAGGCCGCCGCCGACGCGATCACCGATGCCGAGGATCAGCCGCAGGTAATCGCCAAGGGCGAGACGCTGATCGGTCGCCCGAGCCAGCTGCTCGACGCGATCCTGCTATCGGGGCGCAAGGGGCTGTCGATCCAGCGCTACAAGGGGCTGGGCGAGATGAATGCCGAGCAATTGTGGGAGACCACGCTCGACCCGCAGAATCGCTCGATGCTGGTGGTGCAGGTCGACCAAGCCGACGTCGCCGACGAGATTTTCACCCGCCTGATGGGCGACGTCGTCGAGCCACGCAGGGAGTTCATCCAGGAGAATGCACTGAGCGTCGCGAATCTCGACGTCTGA
- the prfA gene encoding peptide chain release factor 1: MTRISPERIAQIEARRDELQAQMATGDLPSDRFVAVSKEYAELEPVAQAAGDVRRLRAEAVSLAAMTREADAELRAMAGEELRSNEAALEQADRRLALALLPRDAADERAAMLEIRAGTGGDEAALFAGDLLRMYQRYAERQGWKVELISASSSEAGGCKEVIASVAGKGVFAKLKFESGVHRVQRVPVTESGGRIHTSAATVAVLPEAEEVDVDIRNEDLRIDIYRASGAGGQHVNTTDSAVRLTHIPTGLVVIQQDQRSQHKNRDKAMQVLRTRLYELERERLASERSGARKSMVGSGDRSERIRTYNFPQGRVTDHRINLTLHRLPEILQGEMDELIGALISEDEAERLATLDG; this comes from the coding sequence GTGACCCGCATCTCCCCGGAACGGATCGCGCAGATCGAGGCGCGGCGGGATGAGTTGCAGGCGCAGATGGCGACCGGTGACTTGCCGAGCGATCGCTTCGTCGCGGTGTCGAAGGAATATGCCGAGCTGGAGCCCGTCGCGCAGGCGGCGGGGGACGTGCGGCGGCTGCGTGCCGAGGCGGTGAGCCTGGCGGCAATGACGCGCGAGGCCGATGCCGAGCTTCGCGCGATGGCGGGCGAGGAATTGCGATCGAACGAGGCGGCGCTGGAGCAGGCCGATCGCCGCCTTGCGCTGGCGCTGTTGCCGCGCGACGCGGCGGACGAGCGCGCGGCGATGCTGGAAATCCGCGCCGGCACCGGTGGTGACGAGGCGGCATTGTTCGCGGGCGATTTGTTGCGGATGTACCAGCGCTATGCCGAGCGGCAGGGGTGGAAGGTCGAGCTGATCTCCGCCAGCAGCTCGGAGGCGGGCGGGTGCAAGGAAGTCATCGCCAGCGTCGCGGGCAAGGGCGTGTTCGCCAAGCTGAAGTTCGAAAGCGGTGTCCACCGGGTCCAGCGGGTGCCGGTGACCGAAAGCGGCGGGCGGATCCATACGTCGGCCGCGACAGTGGCGGTGCTGCCCGAGGCCGAAGAAGTCGATGTCGACATCCGCAACGAAGACCTGCGGATCGACATTTATCGCGCGTCGGGTGCCGGCGGTCAGCACGTCAACACCACCGATTCGGCGGTGCGGCTGACGCATATCCCGACCGGGCTGGTGGTGATCCAGCAGGACCAGCGCAGCCAGCACAAGAATCGCGACAAGGCGATGCAGGTGCTGCGGACCCGGCTGTACGAGCTGGAGCGCGAGCGGCTGGCGAGCGAGCGTTCGGGCGCGCGCAAATCGATGGTCGGGTCGGGCGACCGATCCGAGCGGATCCGCACCTATAATTTCCCGCAGGGGCGGGTGACCGATCACCGGATCAATCTGACGCTGCATCGCCTGCCAGAAATCCTGCAGGGCGAGATGGACGAGCTGATCGGCGCGCTGATTTCGGAGGACGAGGCCGAGCGGCTGGCGACGCTGGATGGGTGA
- a CDS encoding septal ring lytic transglycosylase RlpA family protein — protein MHFTKRSIAAAGSVVLMLTATPAFAEDAAKPESHSVIEKVGEGLASFFGREIAGNRTASGEKCDPELMTAAHRTLPFGSLVRVTDALSGNSVIVRINDRGPFVKTRAIDLSKAAARELGIIGRGTAKVVLSLVAAK, from the coding sequence TTGCATTTCACGAAACGCTCGATCGCAGCCGCGGGTTCCGTCGTGCTGATGCTGACCGCGACCCCGGCCTTTGCCGAGGACGCCGCCAAGCCCGAAAGTCATTCGGTGATCGAGAAGGTTGGTGAAGGCCTGGCCAGCTTCTTCGGGCGCGAGATCGCGGGCAACCGCACCGCCAGCGGCGAGAAATGCGACCCCGAACTGATGACCGCCGCGCACCGGACCTTGCCCTTCGGCAGCCTGGTGCGGGTGACCGATGCGCTGTCGGGGAACAGCGTGATCGTCCGAATCAACGACCGCGGCCCCTTCGTGAAGACCCGCGCGATCGACCTGTCGAAGGCGGCGGCGCGCGAGCTGGGGATCATCGGGCGCGGGACCGCGAAGGTGGTGTTGAGCTTGGTGGCTGCGAAGTAG